CAAGTTCCGCGCCTACAACCCGACCACATCGAAAATCGCAGAATTCCTGGGTATGGCGCCAACCAAGATTGAAGCTGCCGAGCTCTCTCAGGCCTTTGCAACGGGCGTGGCTGAATCGATGATTTCATCAGGCGCAACCGGTTATGACCGTAAGCTCTGGGAACATGTGAATTATTATTATGATGTGAAGGCCTGGTTGCCACGCAACATGGTGATTGTCAACACCAAGGCATGGAACCGTCTCGATGACAGCGTCAAGGCCGTCGTCAAGGAAGCTGCTGCCACAGCTGAAGCCAAATGCTGGGCCAAGTCTGAAGAGCTGGACAGCTGGTATGTTGGCCAGTTCAAGGAAAAGGGCATGACCGTTGCTCCTGCTACTCCTGAAATGCAGAAAGCTTTCGAAGATGCTGGTGCTGAGTTGAAAGCTGACTGGCTGAAACGTGCCGGTGACGCAGGTGCTGCTGCGCTCAAGGCCTATGAAGCAATGAAATAATAAAACCAATGTCGGGGAGATCTATGTATCTCCCCGTCCTCTGTCTTTTCGACAGATGAACCGGCCTCCTTAATGGAGAAAAGCCTCGGGACAAATGAATGGCTTATATCAATCGGTTTATGGACCGCATCTATCTTGCGGGAGCCTGGCTAGCGGGGGCGCTCCTGGTTCTGCTTTGTGTGCTGGTTCTTTACAGTATTCTGGCGCGTCTCGTCGGGTTGTTCGCGGGAGGGGCATCCGATGTCGCCGGATATGCGATGGCGACCAGCAGCTTCATGGCGCTTGCCTATACCTATCGCTCACAAGGGCATATTCGGGTTTCGATCCTCTTGCAGCGGCTTGACGGGATCAAAAAGTGGGCTCTGGAGATTTGGGCGCATTTGGTGATCGCCGGTGTGTCCAGCTATCTCGCCTATTATATGGTGCGACTGGTGATGGATTCCTACGAATATGGCGAACGCAGTGAAGGCGCAGATGCGATCCTTCTATGGATACCGCAGACACCTGTTGCGCTCGGCTCGGTTCTTTTCGCTCTTTCAACCATTCATGTCTTGCTGATCGTTCTGTTCGATTACAAGTCGATCGATCCCGAGCAAAATGAGGCCGGGGGGCCGCAAGAAGTATGAATGAAGCGCTTTCCATATCGATTTTTCTTTTCGCCTTGTTCTTCTTGCTAGGCACCAGCGTCTGGGTGGGGGCTTCCTTGCTGCTCACGGCGATGCTGGGGATGTATCTGTTTACCTCGGCTCCCATCGGTGATGCTCTGGCTCTTACCATCTGGGGAAGCCAGTCTTCATGGACGCTGACGGCGCTGCCACTGTTTATCTGGATGGGCGAGATTCTCTTTCGGACCAACCTTTCAGAGACCCTCTTCCGTGGTATCGCGCCTTTCATGCGCCGGATGCCCGGCGGGTTGTTGCACGTCAATGTTGGTGCATCGGCGATCTTTGCCGCGATTTCCGGCTCCTCTGCCGCAACCGTTGCCACGGTTGGCAAGATGGCAATTCCGGAATTGCGCAAGCGCGGCTATCCGGAAATGCAGATTGTCGGATCATTGGCTGGTGCCGGCACTTTGGGGCTGCTTATTCCACCCAGCATTTCGATGATCATTTACGGGGTGACTGTGAATGAGAGCATTGCCAAGCTTTTCATGGCCGCGATGATACCGGGCGTTTCCTTGGCGCTTCTGTTCATGGGCTATATTGCGCTTTGGGGGGTGCGTCATGGCGGCTCGATGCATCGAGATCCCTCGACAAACTGGAGTGAAAAACTCTCTGCCTTTATGGGATTGCTGCCTGTTGTCGCCCTGATTATCGCTGTTATCGGTTCCATCTATGGCGGTATTGCCACTGCAACCGAAGCCGCGGCGCTTGGCGTTTTGGGCTCGTTCATTCTGGCGACCTTCCAAAAAACACTGACACGGGAAACTTTTATCGATTCCGTTTTGGGCGCTGTGCGTACAACGACCATGGTCATGTTCATTCTGATGGGGTCGGGGTTTCTTTCGCTGGCGATGGGTTTCACCGGCATTCCAAAGGCTCTGGCCGAGGTTATTTCCGCCTGGGATCCTTCGCCCATGGTTCTCATCCTGACCTTGACGATCTTCTACATCTTGCTGGGTTGTTTTCTGGATGGCATTTCGTCCATTGTTCTTACAATGGCCGTCATTGAGCCGATGGTGCGCGCGGCGGGTTTCGATATGCTCTGGTTCGGGGTCTATCTGATGATCGTCGTTGAAATGGCACAGATCACGCCGCCAATCGGGTTCAACCTGTTTGTGCTACAGGGAATGACCGGGCATGACATAGGGGTCATCGCGAAAGCGGCGGTTCCGAGTTTTCTGGTTATGTGCCTGTTTGTCATGCTCCTTGTTGCTTTCCCGAATCTGGCGCTGTGGTTGCCGAGCGTGCTGAAATAAGGGAGTATCTGACGGCCTCTTGATGAGTTTAAATGCCCAACGGAGAGACCCATGGACGGCAAGATTCTCGTTGCGATCGACATTGAACATCGTGCCCATTCGATTAAGGCTTTGCAGGAGGCGGAGAAGCTTGCCAAATGCACCAACGGAGAAATCCACGTTTGTTACGTGCTCGCCTATGGCTTCTATGATTATGTGAAGCCCTTTCTGGTGGAAGAGGTCGTCAAGGATAGCATTGCGCACGTGAAGATGGAGCTGCTGGCTATTATCAAGGAGGCCAACCTTGCAGAGGAGATGGTCTATCGCCATGTTTTGAAGGGCGGCATCCAGCAGCAAATTCTGCTGTTGGCGGAGTCTCTGGCGCCTGAATATATCGTGGTCAATGCCAGTCAGCCCGATGCGATGACTGGCATTGCCGGGCCGGTGGCCGCGCAACTGGCCCATCTGGCTCCCTGCAATCTTTTGATTGTGCGCTAAATCCCTGTTCAAGAACACCGTTCTGGGACCTTTGTTCAAAAAAGACGGTTCATAAATGAAGCTCGCTGTTTATCCGCCGCGGGCTTTAATTATGCTGGAGTGGTCGCAATCATCTATTGAGCGAGACGCGCCCATCTCATTTGCACTGCTGAAAACTGGCATTGAATGAGGCTCCGCCCCTTTGGAGGAATGATCATGAACGCACTTACGACAGGACAGGAAATTGCACTTTGGCCGGGGACGCCACCGGGAACACCAGAGGACATGGGGCCTGAGTTGGTGGATGATAAATCCGATTGTATTTATTTCTCCAGTCGGGGTGTTTCGCATATATCCCATCCACGGCTAACGGTGATCCGGCCTGAAAAGCCCAATGGGGTGGCCATGGTCATTGCGCCGGGCAGTGGCTATACGCGTATCACGCTCGAGGTTGAAGGGCGCGATATTGGCGAGTGGTTTGCGCGATTTGGCGTTACTTCTTTCATTCTGACCTATCGATTGCCAGCCGAAGGACACAAGAACGGTTCCGATGTTCCAATGATGGATGCGCAACGGGCTGTGCGTCTGGTCCGAGCCAATGCCGCAATCTGGGGGCTGGATCCTGCTCGGATTGGTCTGGTGGGCGCTTCTGCTGCAGGGCACATGGCTGCATCGGTCTTGTCTTTCGGGGAGCATCTGATCAATGAGAAGATCGATGCGATTGATGAGCAATCTGCGCGGCCTGATTTCGGTATTCTGCTCTATCCTGTCGTGACGATGGAAGATCCCTTCGTTCATGAAGGATCGCGCACTTGTCTTCTGGGAGCTGATGCAGATGCGGAAAGCATCCGACGCTATTCTGCCCAGAATAATATCACTGGTGACGCGCCGGAGGTCTTCATGGTGCTGGCCGATGATGACGACTCGGTTCCTGCAGAGAATTCCATTTATCTCTATCAGGCTTTGAGGCATGCAGGCGTAAAGACTGAAATGCATGCCTTCCGTGAGGGTGGTCACGGATTTGGAATCGCGCACACCGCAGGTCTGCCCGTTGCAAAATGGCCCGAGCTTGCCAAGGCGTGGCTTGAACGCATTGGTATTCTGGAAGCCTGAAATCAGGCTTCCTTTCGCTCGAAGACGACCTTGCCGCCCAGAATGGTGAGGTCGCAGACCGTGTCCTTGAGGATCTCTTCGGGCGTCGCTTCTAGCAGGTTACGCGAGAAAACGGCAACATCGGCCAGATATCCGGGCATCAATTTGCCGCGCACATGTTCCTGTTTTTGCGAATAGGCACCATATTCGGTGTAGGATTGCAGCGCTTCTTCGATGCTTAGGCATTCTGTGGGATCAAGCTGGGTGCCTGCTCCTGTCTTGCGCGTCAGCATGGCGTAGAGGTTGGCCCACGGGGCAGGGTCACAAACGGGACTGTCGCTGCCTGCCGGTGGCTTGAGCCCCATGTCGGTCCATGTCTTTTGCGGATAGGCGCTATAGACCCTTTCCTTGTCGATCATGCTCATGTAGGCATCGCCGAAATCATAGAGGAATACCTGCTGCGGAGAAGGGATGATACCTGCCTTCTGCATGCGTTCATTATGGTCGGGCGCCAGGAAGCCACTGTGCTCGACACGGTGGCGGTGGTCAGGGTCAGGCAGGGCAGCAAGTGCCTTTTCATAAGCGGTGATCAACTGCTCGATTGCCCCGTCGCCGATGGCATGGGCACAGATCTGGTAACCCTTCTTGTGATAGTCCAGCACCATGGATTCCAACGCCTCGGTTGGAATCATCTGCAAACCGAAATTGTTCTTGTCTGCCAGATAAGGCTTGCTCATCCAGGCTGTTCCGCCGCCGATGGAGCCGTCCAGAAACAGTTTGACCGAGCCGATCATAAGCATGTCGTCTCCGGCTCCGGACACAAGGCCGAGGTCATAGCATTGGGGCACGATATTGTCATGCTCGGGCGTGGCTTGTAGTGACATCCATGTTCTGACCGGCAAGCGCCCTGTGCGCTTTGCTTCGTTATAGGCGGCGATTTCATCAAAGCCTGCCTTCATGCCGACCGCAGCATCCATGACCGATGTGATGCCAACCGAAAGAAGGTAGTTTCCTGCCCGTTCTATAGCGTCAATCGTGGCCGCGCGAGAAAGCGGGGGTACGGCGTCTAGTATTGGTGCGGCAGCATTTTCTGCGAGGAAGCCGGTGAGCTTGCCGTTTTCTTTGCCGATCTGACCTCCGTCAGGATTGGGTGTGTCGTCATCAATGCCGCCTGCTTTCATGGCGAGGCTATTGGCGATTTGTACGTGGGTGCAGGTGCGGATCAGCATCACCGGATTATCCGGTGCTATGGCGTCCAGTTCGGCAAGGGTTGGATGGCGCTTGACGTCCAGTTTGGTCTGATCATAGCCGCTGGCAAAGATCCAGTCGCCCTGCGAGCTCTGGTCGACGCGCTCTTTGACTGCAGCAAGCAGGGCCTCAAGGGTCGGGGCTTTTTGCGGCGTAATATCGACCCAGTCCATGACCACCCCCAGATAGGCCGGATGGAGATGGGCATCGGTGAAGCCCGGCGTCGCCAGTCTTCCTTCAAGATCAATCATGCGGGTGCTTTCTGCCTTGAAGGGGGCCAGATCGTCCGGAGTCCCGGTGGCAAGAACACGCCCTTGCCAAAGCGCCAAGGCTTGGGTGGTTCCTTCATCAAAGCCACGCCAGATCGGACCGTTAAAAAGAATGATATCAGCTACTGGCGTCGCAGTCTGAGGTGTTTTTTCAGTGGACTTGGTCATGGCGATCTCTTCGGGCTCTTTATGGCATGGATTGGGTTGGACGGGAGCAAAAGGCAATGGCTATTGAAACTATTCTGCCATCATAAATGGCATGTTGCCCATTGCCAGCCCTTCAATGAAGCTTTTTGACCAATGCATCCGCCTTTCCACCGATAGCGGCTCTTGGTGGCCTTTCCAGATAAAAGGCCGCCCTTTTTGGTAAAAGGCGGCCTTGGACTGGTAGCTGATGCATTGTGGCAGGGTCAAACCACATTGCGCTCGCGATATGTCTGTAGGAAAGAACGCACACGGGCATCATCTGGTTCCCTGCCAAACATTTCCTGAGGTGGAACGCAGGTGACCAGACGGCCACTATCGAGAAAAGCGACGCGGTCGGCCACATGGGCGGCAAAGCCCATTTCGTGGGTGACGACGACCATGGTCATGCCTTCTGCGGCCAGATCTTTCATCACCGAGAGCACTTCCCCGACCAGCTCCGGATCGAGAGCCGAGGTGGGCTCGTCAAACAGCATGACCCTTGGCTCCATGGCAATGGCACGGGCAATGGCAACGCGTTGCTGCTGGCCACCGGACAGGTTCGCCGGATAATTCTCCGCCTTGTCTTCCAGATGCACTTTGGTAAGCGCCGCCATGGCTTTCGCTCGTGCCTCTTTCTTGGAGAGTTTGCGCACGCTCATGAGGGCTTCGGCCACATTGTCCAGCGCGCTCATGTGAGGCCAGAGGTGGAAATGCTGGAATACCATGCCGATATTCTGGCGTTGCTTGCGCAGGGTTTCGCTGGAAAGGGCCTTGCGAGGATTGTGGCTGAGATCTTTCCAACCGATCAGCTCGCCATCCAGATGCACCTCGCCGCCATCATATTGTTCGAGAAAGTTGAGGCAGCGCAGCAGCGTGCTTTTGCCCGAGCCGGATGGGCCGATAAGGCAGAGCACTTCGGAGCGCTTTACATCAAGATTGATGTCGCGCAGGGCTTCGAAATCATCAAAATATTTGCTGAGATTGCGGACAGTGATGATCGCATCATCAGCGTTGTTGGTTGTCTTTTTGTTTGACATCTTGGTCTCGCTTGCTTTTGCGTTCATCTCGTCAGGCCCGTTTCAAGTGGCGCGTAACGCGCTGTTCCACCTTGGTGCCGAGCCAGCCGGTAACCAGCACCATGATCCAGTAGAACAGGGATAGCACAAGGAAAGGTTCTACGAATGTGAAGGTTTCTGCTGCCATGGTCTGGGTCTGGAACAAAAGTTCGGGCACCGTAACGACGGAGAGAATGGCGGTTTCCTTGGTCAGGATGATGAAGAAATTGGTCAGCGGCGCGGTGATCGGTACCAGCATCTGCGGCAGGATGATGCGCCAGAGGATGCGGGGTTCCGATAGACCGACGCAGCGGGCGGCTTCTATCTGACCTTTGGGAATGGCGTTGAAGCCCGAACGGAAAATCTCTGCGAAATAGGGGCTGCCATAGACGATGAAGCTGATGATGCCTGCCTGAACCGGGGTCAGCATCAAGCCGATGTAAGGTCCGCCATAATAGAGGATGAATAGCTGGATCATGAAAGGCGTGCCGCGGATGATTTCCACATAGGCATAGATCACCCAACTGAGAAAGCGCGGACCCCAGCGGTTAAGACAGGCCAGAACGAAACCGACGATGACACCACCAATGGAGCCGACCAACCAGCACAGGATCGTGATGCCGAAGCCGTAGAGCAGGGCTGGTCCATAGCGGACAAAAAGTTCTGTTTCCATGACGCGCTCCTATTCGACTTGCAGTTTCTTTTCAATCAGCCGGCCGCTGATGGACAGCACCCAGTTGATGGCGAAATAGATGACTGCGGCAGTGATGTAGATTTCCAGCGGCCGATAAGTCTCTCCGGTAATATTCTGGGCAATACGGGTCAGCTCGCTGATGCCGACAACGGATGCCAGTGAAGAGACCTTGACCAGCAGAATCAGCTCGTTCACAAGCGATGGCATGCCGATGCGGATGGCTTGTGGAACCAGAATGCGGCGCCAGAGGGAGAGGGATGGGATGCCCAGGGCATAGGCAGCTTCTGTTTGCCCTACCGGAATGCTCTGAAGGGCGCCTCGCAGGATTTCTGCGGTATAGGCCGCCGAGCACATGCCTGTCGCCAAAATCGCGGCTTCTACGGCCGGAAGATCCAAACCAACATAGGGCAGGGCATAGTAAAACAATAACAATTGAACCAGCAGCGGCACACCGCGGAAAAAACTGATATAGAGGGCTGCGGTGCCTCGTAAAAAGGCATTGGTTGAAAGCCGGGTGGCGCAGAGAAGAGTGCCCCAGACAAGGCTGATTGCCATGCCACAGACCGAGATGATGATCGTCCAACGGGCTGCCGTCAGCAAATAAGGCAGATTGTGCCAGATCGTATCAAAAGAAAAATTCATTGATTGCAATCTCCGCTCGATAAGCCACTCCCCGGTCAAGTGTCATGAGGCGGGCTGATCTGTCGTAGAGAAGACTAATAGGGTTGTCGAACGCAAAGGCGAGGCTAAAAATAAGAGCCAAGTTTCGCCAAGTTGGTCAGCTGATAAAAGCCCGCGCCCGGCAAGGACCTGCCGGGCGCCGCTTTCATTATTTTACGTCCGGCATGGTCGTCGGCAGATCTGGATTGCTTCCGAGCCATTTTTCGTTGATTGCCTTGAGACGGCCGTCTTCGTGCATTTTCAGCAGGCTGGCGTTAATAGCCTCGATCAGTGACTTGCTGTTTTCGTCACCAGTGCCAACCCAACCGAAATATTTCGGATCGCCGAATGGAGGCATGACGAGCTCGAACAGGCCTGGGCGCTGTACGGCTGCATAACCCATCAGAGGCAAGGAGTTGGCGACACCGGAGATGCGGCCTGCTGCCATGTCTGCAAGGGCTT
This window of the uncultured Cohaesibacter sp. genome carries:
- a CDS encoding TRAP transporter substrate-binding protein, which gives rise to MKIKFLLASVAALAISTSMSHAEKWDMALAYSATNFHSEMAAEFAKEVAEKSNGALEITTHPSGSLFGGSEIFGAVRKGLVPIGERLISALGNESPIYELDSIPFLATSYDDAMKLYKASKPVLEETLAASRVTLLYSCPWPPQGFYSIKEAKVPADVKGLKFRAYNPTTSKIAEFLGMAPTKIEAAELSQAFATGVAESMISSGATGYDRKLWEHVNYYYDVKAWLPRNMVIVNTKAWNRLDDSVKAVVKEAAATAEAKCWAKSEELDSWYVGQFKEKGMTVAPATPEMQKAFEDAGAELKADWLKRAGDAGAAALKAYEAMK
- a CDS encoding TRAP transporter small permease, translated to MAYINRFMDRIYLAGAWLAGALLVLLCVLVLYSILARLVGLFAGGASDVAGYAMATSSFMALAYTYRSQGHIRVSILLQRLDGIKKWALEIWAHLVIAGVSSYLAYYMVRLVMDSYEYGERSEGADAILLWIPQTPVALGSVLFALSTIHVLLIVLFDYKSIDPEQNEAGGPQEV
- a CDS encoding TRAP transporter large permease subunit produces the protein MNEALSISIFLFALFFLLGTSVWVGASLLLTAMLGMYLFTSAPIGDALALTIWGSQSSWTLTALPLFIWMGEILFRTNLSETLFRGIAPFMRRMPGGLLHVNVGASAIFAAISGSSAATVATVGKMAIPELRKRGYPEMQIVGSLAGAGTLGLLIPPSISMIIYGVTVNESIAKLFMAAMIPGVSLALLFMGYIALWGVRHGGSMHRDPSTNWSEKLSAFMGLLPVVALIIAVIGSIYGGIATATEAAALGVLGSFILATFQKTLTRETFIDSVLGAVRTTTMVMFILMGSGFLSLAMGFTGIPKALAEVISAWDPSPMVLILTLTIFYILLGCFLDGISSIVLTMAVIEPMVRAAGFDMLWFGVYLMIVVEMAQITPPIGFNLFVLQGMTGHDIGVIAKAAVPSFLVMCLFVMLLVAFPNLALWLPSVLK
- a CDS encoding universal stress protein — translated: MDGKILVAIDIEHRAHSIKALQEAEKLAKCTNGEIHVCYVLAYGFYDYVKPFLVEEVVKDSIAHVKMELLAIIKEANLAEEMVYRHVLKGGIQQQILLLAESLAPEYIVVNASQPDAMTGIAGPVAAQLAHLAPCNLLIVR
- a CDS encoding alpha/beta hydrolase; this encodes MNALTTGQEIALWPGTPPGTPEDMGPELVDDKSDCIYFSSRGVSHISHPRLTVIRPEKPNGVAMVIAPGSGYTRITLEVEGRDIGEWFARFGVTSFILTYRLPAEGHKNGSDVPMMDAQRAVRLVRANAAIWGLDPARIGLVGASAAGHMAASVLSFGEHLINEKIDAIDEQSARPDFGILLYPVVTMEDPFVHEGSRTCLLGADADAESIRRYSAQNNITGDAPEVFMVLADDDDSVPAENSIYLYQALRHAGVKTEMHAFREGGHGFGIAHTAGLPVAKWPELAKAWLERIGILEA
- a CDS encoding amidohydrolase yields the protein MTKSTEKTPQTATPVADIILFNGPIWRGFDEGTTQALALWQGRVLATGTPDDLAPFKAESTRMIDLEGRLATPGFTDAHLHPAYLGVVMDWVDITPQKAPTLEALLAAVKERVDQSSQGDWIFASGYDQTKLDVKRHPTLAELDAIAPDNPVMLIRTCTHVQIANSLAMKAGGIDDDTPNPDGGQIGKENGKLTGFLAENAAAPILDAVPPLSRAATIDAIERAGNYLLSVGITSVMDAAVGMKAGFDEIAAYNEAKRTGRLPVRTWMSLQATPEHDNIVPQCYDLGLVSGAGDDMLMIGSVKLFLDGSIGGGTAWMSKPYLADKNNFGLQMIPTEALESMVLDYHKKGYQICAHAIGDGAIEQLITAYEKALAALPDPDHRHRVEHSGFLAPDHNERMQKAGIIPSPQQVFLYDFGDAYMSMIDKERVYSAYPQKTWTDMGLKPPAGSDSPVCDPAPWANLYAMLTRKTGAGTQLDPTECLSIEEALQSYTEYGAYSQKQEHVRGKLMPGYLADVAVFSRNLLEATPEEILKDTVCDLTILGGKVVFERKEA
- a CDS encoding amino acid ABC transporter ATP-binding protein — translated: MSNKKTTNNADDAIITVRNLSKYFDDFEALRDINLDVKRSEVLCLIGPSGSGKSTLLRCLNFLEQYDGGEVHLDGELIGWKDLSHNPRKALSSETLRKQRQNIGMVFQHFHLWPHMSALDNVAEALMSVRKLSKKEARAKAMAALTKVHLEDKAENYPANLSGGQQQRVAIARAIAMEPRVMLFDEPTSALDPELVGEVLSVMKDLAAEGMTMVVVTHEMGFAAHVADRVAFLDSGRLVTCVPPQEMFGREPDDARVRSFLQTYRERNVV
- a CDS encoding amino acid ABC transporter permease, whose protein sequence is METELFVRYGPALLYGFGITILCWLVGSIGGVIVGFVLACLNRWGPRFLSWVIYAYVEIIRGTPFMIQLFILYYGGPYIGLMLTPVQAGIISFIVYGSPYFAEIFRSGFNAIPKGQIEAARCVGLSEPRILWRIILPQMLVPITAPLTNFFIILTKETAILSVVTVPELLFQTQTMAAETFTFVEPFLVLSLFYWIMVLVTGWLGTKVEQRVTRHLKRA
- a CDS encoding amino acid ABC transporter permease, producing MNFSFDTIWHNLPYLLTAARWTIIISVCGMAISLVWGTLLCATRLSTNAFLRGTAALYISFFRGVPLLVQLLLFYYALPYVGLDLPAVEAAILATGMCSAAYTAEILRGALQSIPVGQTEAAYALGIPSLSLWRRILVPQAIRIGMPSLVNELILLVKVSSLASVVGISELTRIAQNITGETYRPLEIYITAAVIYFAINWVLSISGRLIEKKLQVE